The Streptomyces sp. NBC_01275 genome has a segment encoding these proteins:
- a CDS encoding bifunctional 2-polyprenyl-6-hydroxyphenol methylase/3-demethylubiquinol 3-O-methyltransferase UbiG, with protein MRGNSDEMTTAGVDWDAEAAAFDEEPDHGLRDPEVRAAWAERLRSWLPGRACDVLDLGCGTGSLSLLAAEQGHRVTGVDRSPNMIDLARAKLAGRDAAFLLGDAAAPPVGEQLFDTVLVRHVLWALPDPARALRHWRDLLRPGGRLVLVEGVWGTVAPVGIPADRLTALLTPLAGRTRVERLSDDARLWGGAVEDERYAVVATV; from the coding sequence ATGAGGGGAAACAGTGACGAAATGACTACGGCAGGCGTCGACTGGGACGCGGAGGCGGCCGCCTTCGACGAGGAACCGGATCACGGGCTGCGCGACCCCGAGGTGCGCGCGGCCTGGGCGGAGCGGCTGCGCAGCTGGCTGCCGGGGCGCGCGTGCGACGTCCTCGACCTCGGCTGCGGCACCGGCAGTCTGTCGCTCCTCGCCGCCGAGCAGGGACACCGCGTCACCGGCGTCGACCGCTCCCCGAACATGATCGACCTGGCCCGCGCCAAACTGGCCGGGCGGGACGCGGCCTTCCTCCTCGGCGACGCGGCCGCGCCCCCGGTCGGCGAACAGCTCTTCGACACCGTGCTCGTACGACATGTGCTGTGGGCCCTCCCCGACCCCGCCCGCGCCCTGCGCCACTGGCGCGACCTGCTGCGCCCCGGAGGGCGGCTCGTGCTGGTCGAGGGCGTGTGGGGCACGGTCGCCCCCGTCGGCATACCGGCGGACCGGCTCACCGCCCTCCTCACCCCGCTCGCCGGGCGCACCCGCGTGGAGCGGCTGTCCGACGACGCGCGGCTGTGGGGCGGGGCGGTGGAGGACGAGCGGTACGCGGTGGTGGCGACGGTGTGA
- a CDS encoding DUF5925 domain-containing protein — MSALPHDALPIRLNVDDSDSPSDVVDALFLGRFATGEQPYSHAANIDRVRSGATLLPPHARVLRVARDEDRSATLAEGDGWTLLISRWNRGADVTVTATTAELAAEVLNEATDGAADEPEPQPENVTMGFWYVSPRRGPHRTTRQISAGTWDEVRPNYTTPVAEALDQLMGTTPDDIAGRLLLLHGPPGTGKTSALRTLARSWRDWCQVDCVLDPERLFSDVGYLMDIAIGEEDAAGRGRWRLLLLEDCDELIRGEAKHTAGQALSRLLNLTDGLLGQGRNVLVGVTTNEDLERLHPAVVRPGRCLARIEVGPLTRREATDWLGTEEGVGREGATLAELYALRRGVSPTSLPEPRGGTDAGLYL, encoded by the coding sequence ATGTCCGCACTCCCACACGACGCACTGCCGATCCGGCTCAACGTCGACGACTCCGACTCCCCGTCCGACGTCGTCGACGCGCTGTTCCTCGGCCGCTTCGCGACGGGCGAGCAACCGTACTCGCACGCGGCGAACATCGACCGCGTGCGCTCCGGCGCGACCCTGCTGCCGCCGCACGCCCGTGTGCTGCGCGTCGCCCGCGACGAGGACCGCAGCGCGACGCTGGCCGAGGGCGACGGCTGGACGCTGCTGATCTCCCGCTGGAACCGCGGCGCCGACGTCACGGTCACGGCGACCACCGCCGAACTGGCCGCGGAGGTGCTCAACGAGGCCACGGACGGCGCGGCGGACGAGCCCGAACCCCAGCCGGAGAACGTGACCATGGGCTTCTGGTACGTCTCCCCCAGGCGCGGCCCGCACCGCACCACCCGCCAGATCTCCGCGGGCACCTGGGACGAGGTCCGCCCCAACTACACGACGCCCGTCGCCGAGGCGCTGGACCAGCTGATGGGGACGACCCCGGACGACATCGCCGGCCGGCTGCTCCTGCTGCACGGCCCGCCCGGCACCGGCAAGACCTCCGCGCTGCGCACGCTGGCCCGTTCCTGGCGGGACTGGTGCCAGGTGGACTGCGTACTGGACCCCGAGCGGCTGTTCTCGGACGTCGGCTATCTGATGGACATCGCCATCGGCGAGGAGGACGCCGCGGGCAGGGGCCGCTGGCGGCTGCTGCTCCTGGAGGACTGCGACGAGCTGATCCGCGGCGAGGCCAAGCACACGGCGGGCCAGGCGCTGTCACGGCTGCTGAACCTGACCGACGGCCTGCTCGGCCAGGGCCGCAACGTCCTGGTGGGCGTCACCACCAACGAGGACCTGGAGCGCCTGCATCCGGCCGTCGTCCGCCCCGGCCGCTGTCTGGCCCGGATCGAGGTCGGCCCGCTGACCCGCCGGGAGGCGACGGACTGGCTGGGCACCGAGGAAGGCGTCGGCCGCGAGGGCGCGACCCTGGCAGAGCTGTACGCGCTGCGCCGGGGCGTCTCCCCGACCTCACTGCCGGAGCCGCGGGGCGGGACGGACGCGGGACTGTATCTCTAG
- a CDS encoding GNAT family N-acetyltransferase, producing MTVIVRELRPDARPDIEGFVRVRHLALPYLLFTPESVVHDLTHAHPDARSRKLVAEEDGEIVGTAQLGLAHNSPKPGQGYLNVYVDPAHTGRGAGTLLARTAEEQLAAHGATRLFAWVLDEPGNRAHAERRGYRASRSAHFLRLDLAGAALPPRQDPPPGVELRTAADFADDPRPLFALDAEAGSDEPSDIDTEATDYAAWIAQHWSHPHLDRELTSVAVADGRPVAFSVAHTAGGPRYFTAMTGTARAFRGRGLAKLAKNDSLHRARAAGYAQAWTGNDAGNGPMLAVNKWFGYEIQATEVRYVRELG from the coding sequence ATGACCGTCATCGTGCGCGAGCTGCGCCCCGACGCACGGCCCGACATCGAAGGCTTCGTCCGGGTCCGGCACCTCGCTCTGCCCTACCTCCTCTTCACCCCCGAGTCGGTGGTCCACGACCTCACCCACGCCCACCCCGACGCCCGCTCCCGCAAGCTCGTCGCCGAGGAGGACGGCGAGATCGTCGGCACCGCCCAGCTCGGCCTCGCCCACAACAGCCCGAAGCCCGGCCAGGGCTACCTCAACGTGTACGTGGACCCGGCGCACACCGGACGCGGCGCGGGCACGCTGCTGGCCCGCACCGCCGAGGAGCAGCTGGCGGCGCACGGGGCGACCCGGCTGTTCGCCTGGGTGCTGGACGAGCCCGGCAACCGCGCCCACGCGGAGCGCCGCGGCTACCGGGCGAGCCGCAGCGCGCACTTCCTGCGCCTGGACCTGGCCGGGGCCGCGCTGCCGCCGCGCCAGGACCCGCCGCCCGGCGTCGAGCTGCGCACGGCCGCCGACTTCGCCGACGATCCGCGCCCGCTGTTCGCCCTGGACGCGGAGGCGGGGTCCGACGAGCCGAGCGACATCGACACCGAGGCCACCGACTACGCGGCGTGGATCGCGCAGCACTGGAGCCATCCCCACCTCGACCGGGAGCTGACCTCGGTCGCCGTGGCCGACGGCCGCCCCGTCGCCTTCAGCGTCGCCCACACCGCGGGCGGCCCCCGCTACTTCACCGCCATGACCGGCACCGCCCGCGCCTTCCGCGGCCGGGGCCTGGCCAAGCTCGCCAAGAACGACTCCCTGCACCGCGCCCGCGCCGCGGGGTACGCGCAGGCGTGGACGGGCAACGACGCGGGCAACGGACCGATGCTCGCGGTCAACAAGTGGTTCGGATACGAGATCCAGGCGACGGAGGTGCGGTATGTCCGCGAACTCGGCTGA
- a CDS encoding GntR family transcriptional regulator, which translates to MTLKIHIDDSAAPYEQVRAQIAGQARSGALPVGYRLPTVRGLAESLGLAANTVAKAYRALEADGVIETRGRNGTFVAAAGSAAEREAAGAAQAYAERVRRLGLTEEQASAAVRDALRAAYEA; encoded by the coding sequence GTGACCTTGAAGATCCACATCGATGACAGCGCCGCTCCGTACGAGCAGGTGCGGGCGCAGATCGCCGGCCAGGCGCGCTCCGGCGCGCTGCCGGTCGGCTACCGGCTGCCGACGGTGCGCGGGCTCGCCGAGTCGCTCGGCCTCGCCGCGAACACCGTCGCCAAGGCGTACCGGGCGCTGGAGGCGGACGGGGTGATCGAGACGCGGGGCCGCAACGGCACGTTCGTCGCCGCCGCGGGCTCGGCGGCGGAGCGGGAGGCCGCGGGAGCCGCACAGGCCTACGCGGAGCGGGTGCGGCGGCTCGGACTGACGGAGGAGCAGGCGTCGGCGGCGGTGAGGGACGCCCTGCGGGCGGCGTACGAGGCGTGA
- a CDS encoding polysaccharide deacetylase family protein has translation MREASVPILMYHAVAAEPNDATRALSVTPEAFAGQLAVIADRGLTPLTTADLAARWRAGRPLPARPVLLTFDDGYEGVHRHALPVLTRHGFPATLFVSTGWIRGAYDTGGGLDAMLDWRQVRELADAGVEIGGHSHTHPQLDQLDDVTLSAELTRCRYLVGDELGALPESFAYPYGYSSRRIRTAVRGHGFAQALAVGNSLARRAQGPYALRRVTVRRSTDAEEFERLLDGRAIARTFARDRALTKGYAVVRRTRQLHRLV, from the coding sequence ATGAGGGAGGCGAGTGTTCCGATCCTCATGTATCACGCGGTCGCCGCCGAGCCGAACGACGCCACCCGTGCCCTCTCGGTCACGCCGGAGGCGTTCGCCGGGCAGTTGGCGGTGATCGCGGACCGCGGGCTCACCCCGCTCACCACGGCCGACCTCGCGGCCCGCTGGCGGGCCGGCCGGCCGCTGCCCGCCCGCCCGGTGCTCCTCACCTTCGACGACGGCTACGAGGGCGTGCACCGGCACGCCCTCCCCGTCCTGACCCGGCACGGCTTCCCGGCCACGCTGTTCGTGTCCACCGGCTGGATCCGGGGCGCGTACGACACCGGCGGCGGCCTGGACGCCATGCTGGACTGGCGACAGGTGCGCGAACTGGCCGACGCGGGCGTCGAGATCGGCGGCCACAGCCACACCCATCCACAGCTCGACCAGCTCGACGACGTCACCCTGAGCGCCGAGCTGACCCGCTGCCGGTACCTCGTCGGCGACGAACTGGGCGCCCTGCCCGAGTCGTTCGCCTACCCGTACGGCTACTCCAGCCGCCGGATCCGCACGGCGGTGCGCGGACACGGGTTCGCCCAGGCGCTCGCCGTGGGCAACTCCCTCGCCCGGCGCGCCCAGGGGCCGTACGCCCTGCGGCGGGTGACGGTACGGCGGTCCACGGACGCCGAGGAGTTCGAGCGGCTCCTCGACGGCCGCGCGATCGCCCGCACCTTCGCCAGGGACCGGGCGCTCACCAAGGGGTACGCGGTGGTGCGCAGGACACGGCAGCTCCATCGGCTGGTGTGA
- a CDS encoding DUF402 domain-containing protein, with product MSANSADRARQVDVVLLKRGRTKIRYAAELLSDDGTRIAVRAAWAGDGVRDFGFVRFEAGDVFTEYYWRDRWYAVKEVRDASGALKGWYCDITRPATLSGAELIVEDLDLDLWRSADGTDVLRLDEDEFEESGLTTTDPEAAAAAVAALDELEVLATVEGGLESLLA from the coding sequence ATGTCCGCGAACTCGGCTGACCGGGCCCGCCAGGTGGACGTCGTCCTCCTCAAGCGCGGCCGCACGAAGATCCGTTACGCGGCCGAGCTGCTGTCGGACGACGGCACGCGCATCGCCGTACGCGCCGCCTGGGCCGGCGACGGTGTGCGCGACTTCGGCTTCGTACGCTTCGAGGCGGGTGACGTCTTCACCGAGTACTACTGGCGGGACCGCTGGTACGCGGTGAAGGAGGTCCGCGACGCGAGCGGCGCCCTGAAGGGCTGGTACTGCGACATCACCCGCCCGGCGACGCTGTCCGGTGCCGAGCTGATCGTCGAGGACCTCGACCTGGACCTGTGGCGCTCCGCCGACGGCACGGACGTACTGCGGCTGGACGAGGACGAGTTCGAGGAGAGCGGTCTCACGACGACCGACCCGGAGGCAGCGGCGGCGGCCGTGGCCGCGCTCGACGAGCTGGAGGTGCTCGCCACCGTCGAGGGCGGCCTGGAGTCGCTGCTGGCCTAG